In one Diceros bicornis minor isolate mBicDic1 chromosome 2, mDicBic1.mat.cur, whole genome shotgun sequence genomic region, the following are encoded:
- the DCP1A gene encoding mRNA-decapping enzyme 1A isoform X4 gives MHNLVEPVNKDLEFQLHEPFLLYRNASLSIYSIWFYDKNDCHRIAKLMADVVEEETRRSQQAARDKQSPSQTNGCSDHRPIDILEMLSRAKDEYERNQMGDSNISSPGLQPSTQLSNLGSTETLEETPSGSQDKSAPSGHKHLTVEELFGTSLPKEQPTVVGLDSEEVEKLPGDASQKEPSSFLPFSFEQSGGAPQSENLGVRHAAHHSVQPEVTTPVLITPASITQSSEKQAANYAIPLRPVLSPTLPAEAPTAQVPPTLPRNTAMMQAVKTTPRQRSPLLSQPVPELSHASLTVSQSPFRAPLSMTNTAGTSLPSIDLLQKLRLPPQHDQIQTQSLGKGAMAPSFSPAAGQLATPESFIEPPPKTSAARASASLSNMVLAPLQSMQQNQDPEVFAQPKVLSSAIPVVGSPLVTATTTAVSSVLLSPSVFQQTVTRSTDLERKASSPSPLTVGTSENQRKPSIILSKSQLQDTLIHLIKNDSSFLSTLHEVYLQVLTKNKDNHSL, from the exons tGTCAATATACAGTATCTGGTTTTATGACAAGAATGACTGTCACCGCATAGCCAAACTCATGGCCGA TGTTGTAGAAGAGGAGACACGGCGGTCCCAGCAAGCTGCTCGGGATAAGCAGAGTCCCAGCCAGACCAAtggctgcagtgaccacaggCCCATCGACATCCTGGAGATGCTAAGCAGAGCCAAGGATGAGTATGAGAGG aaTCAGATGGGCGACTCCAATATCTCCAGCCCTGGGTTACAGCCGAGTACTCAGCTCTCCAATCTGGGAAGCACTGAGACTCTAGAAGAGACGCCGTCCGGGTCACAAGATAAG tCTGCTCCATCTGGACACAAACATCTGACAGTGGAAGAATTATTTGGAACCTCTTTGCCAAAGGAGCAGCCAACAGTTGTGGGTCTGGATTCAGAAGAAGTGGAGAAGCTGCCAGGAGATGCCTCCCAGAAAGAGCCTAGCTCGTTCCTACCATTTTCCTTTGAGCAGTCAGGAGGGGCCCCTCAGTCAGAAAACCTGGGTGTCCGTCATGCTGCCCACCACTCAGTCCAGCCTGAAGTCACCACCCCGGTGCTAATCACTCCTGCCTCCATCACACAGTCCAGTGAAAAGCAGGCCGCAAACTATGCGATCCCATTGCGCCCTGTGCTCAGCCCCACTCTGCCTGCAGAAGCTCCTACTGCACAGGTTCCTCCTACCTTACCCCGAAACACCGCCATGATGCAGGCGGTGAAGACCACGCCTAGACAGAGGTCTCCGCTCCTGAGTCAGCCGGTCCCTGAGCTGAGCCACGCCAGTCTGACTGTCAGCCAGAGCCCCTTCAGGGCCCCACTGAGCATGACAAACACAGCTGGTACATCCCTCCCAAGCATTGATCTTCTCCAGAAACTCAGGTTGCCCCCACAGCATGACCAAATACAGACACAGTCACTTGGGAAAGGTGCAATGGCACCCAGCTTTTCTCCAGCAGCCGGCCAGCTGGCCACGCCTGAGAGCTTCATAGAGCCTCCCCCTAAGACATCAGCAGCAAGAGCCTCAGCGTCGCTGAGCAACATGGTGCTTGCTCCCCTTCAG TCTATGCAGCAAAACCAGGATCCTGAAGTCTTTGCCCAGCCTAAAGTGTTATCCAGTGCCATCCCG GTTGTAGGCTCCCCACTGGTTACTGCAACAACCACGGCGGTGTCTTCAGTCCTGCTGTCCCCAAGTGTTTTCCAGCAGACAGTTACAAGGTCCACAGACCTTGAGAGGAAAGCAAGCTCTCCTTCTCCTCTAACTGTTGGAACATCAGAAAATCAGAGAAAGCCTTCCATTATTCTGAGCAAGTCTCAGCTCCAGGATACGTTAATACATCTAATAAAG AATGATTCCAGCTTCCTCAGTACGCTTCATGAAGTCTACTTGCAGGTTCTGACCAAGAACAAGGACAACCACAGCCTGTGA